A single region of the Streptomyces sp. NBC_01803 genome encodes:
- a CDS encoding ABC transporter ATP-binding protein: MTTTAPVLRLATLTRVHGSGVAAVHALKSVDLAVHAGEFVAVMGPSGSGKSTLLTLAGGLDTATEGQVLVEGHDLGGLSRAALAKVRRTSIGYVFQDYNLIPALTAAENVALPRELDGVSARVARREALAALAEIGLPELADRFPDEMSGGQQQRVAIARALVGDRRLVLADEPTGALDSETGEAVLALLRRRCDEGAAVVLVTHESRYAAWADRVVFLRDGTIVDQTVAGSAESLLTGGGAR; this comes from the coding sequence ATGACCACCACCGCACCCGTGCTGCGCCTGGCCACGCTCACCCGCGTCCACGGCAGCGGCGTCGCCGCCGTGCACGCTCTGAAGAGCGTCGATCTGGCCGTCCACGCGGGGGAGTTCGTCGCCGTGATGGGCCCGTCCGGGTCGGGCAAGTCCACGCTGCTGACCCTGGCCGGGGGTCTGGACACCGCCACCGAGGGCCAGGTCCTGGTCGAGGGCCACGACCTGGGCGGCCTCAGCCGTGCCGCGCTGGCCAAGGTCAGGCGCACCAGCATCGGCTACGTCTTCCAGGACTACAACCTCATCCCGGCCCTGACGGCCGCCGAGAACGTCGCGCTCCCGCGTGAGCTGGACGGCGTCTCCGCCCGCGTCGCCCGCCGCGAGGCGCTGGCCGCGCTCGCCGAGATCGGCCTGCCCGAGCTGGCCGACCGTTTCCCCGACGAGATGTCCGGCGGCCAGCAGCAGCGCGTCGCCATCGCCCGCGCCTTGGTCGGCGACCGCCGCCTGGTCCTCGCCGACGAACCCACCGGCGCCCTGGACTCCGAGACCGGCGAGGCCGTCCTCGCCCTCCTCCGCAGGCGCTGCGACGAGGGCGCCGCCGTCGTGTTGGTCACCCACGAGTCCCGGTACGCCGCCTGGGCGGACCGGGTGGTCTTCCTGCGCGACGGCACCATCGTGGACCAGACCGTCGCCGGCTCGGCCGAATCGCTGCTGACCGGCGGAGGAGCCCGATGA
- a CDS encoding PadR family transcriptional regulator: MSIRYGLLALLEQGPRYGSQLRAEFESRTGSTWPLNIGQVYTTLGRLERDGLIVPEGGGDAKQQLYSITTAGRQELGEWFTQPVDRTQPSRDELAIKLAMAVGTPGVDITAIIQAQRRHTLAAMQDYTRLKARALAAGPGSGGDIAWLLVLEQLIFYAEAESRWLDHCESRLLRLAAARPRPVTPPAHDPAGPAEPADRPKARGGTSS; encoded by the coding sequence ATGTCCATCAGATACGGGCTGCTGGCCCTCCTGGAACAGGGCCCGCGCTACGGCTCGCAGCTTCGTGCCGAGTTCGAATCCCGCACGGGGTCCACCTGGCCGCTGAACATCGGTCAGGTCTACACCACCCTCGGCCGTCTGGAGCGCGATGGCCTGATCGTTCCCGAGGGGGGTGGTGACGCCAAGCAGCAGCTCTACTCCATCACCACCGCCGGCCGGCAGGAGCTGGGCGAGTGGTTCACCCAGCCCGTCGACCGCACGCAGCCCTCGCGCGATGAGCTCGCCATCAAGCTGGCGATGGCCGTCGGCACGCCCGGCGTCGACATCACCGCGATCATCCAGGCCCAGCGCCGCCACACGCTCGCCGCCATGCAGGACTACACCCGTCTCAAGGCCCGCGCGCTGGCCGCCGGGCCCGGCAGCGGCGGCGACATCGCCTGGCTGCTCGTGCTGGAACAGCTCATCTTCTACGCCGAGGCCGAGAGCCGCTGGCTGGACCACTGCGAGTCCCGCCTGCTGCGCCTCGCCGCCGCCCGGCCGCGCCCGGTGACGCCGCCCGCGCACGACCCGGCCGGTCCCGCCGAGCCGGCCGACCGACCGAAGGCCCGAGGGGGGACCTCGTCATGA
- a CDS encoding NAD(P)H-quinone oxidoreductase yields MRAITIPEAGGPEALVWAEVPDPVPGPGEVLIDIAACGVNRADVLQRQGFYDPPPGAPPYPGLECSGTVAVVGPGVTGWRAGDEVCALLAGGGYAERVAVPAGQVLPVPAGVDLVTAGALPEVICTVWSNVFMTAGLRAGETLLAHGGGSGIGTVAVQLGKAVGARVAVTAGSAAKLARCRELGADILINYREQDFAAELPGGADVILDIVGARYLERNVRTLAAGGRLVVIGLQGGVKAELNLGALLAKRASVTATSLRARPPAEKAAIVAEVREHVWPMLADGRLRPVVDRVLPLSEAGEAHRVMEAGDHVGKIILTR; encoded by the coding sequence ATGCGCGCGATCACGATTCCGGAAGCGGGCGGCCCCGAGGCACTGGTGTGGGCGGAGGTCCCCGACCCGGTCCCCGGGCCGGGCGAGGTGCTCATCGATATCGCGGCCTGTGGTGTGAACCGGGCCGACGTCCTCCAGCGGCAGGGCTTCTACGACCCGCCGCCCGGCGCCCCGCCCTACCCCGGGCTGGAGTGTTCGGGCACGGTCGCGGTGGTCGGCCCCGGCGTCACCGGGTGGCGCGCGGGCGACGAGGTGTGCGCGCTGCTGGCCGGCGGCGGGTACGCCGAGCGCGTCGCGGTGCCGGCCGGGCAGGTGCTGCCCGTGCCGGCGGGCGTCGACCTGGTGACCGCGGGCGCGCTGCCCGAAGTCATCTGCACGGTGTGGTCGAACGTCTTCATGACGGCCGGCCTGCGCGCCGGTGAGACGCTGCTCGCGCACGGCGGCGGCAGCGGCATCGGCACCGTGGCCGTGCAACTCGGCAAGGCGGTCGGGGCACGGGTGGCGGTCACGGCGGGGAGCGCGGCGAAGCTGGCGCGCTGCCGCGAGCTGGGCGCCGACATCCTGATCAACTACCGGGAGCAGGACTTCGCCGCCGAGTTGCCCGGCGGCGCCGACGTCATCCTCGACATCGTCGGCGCCAGGTACCTGGAGCGGAACGTGCGCACGCTGGCGGCCGGCGGGCGGCTGGTCGTCATCGGTCTCCAGGGCGGGGTGAAGGCCGAGCTCAACCTCGGCGCGCTGCTGGCCAAGCGGGCGTCCGTCACCGCCACCTCGCTGCGGGCCAGGCCGCCGGCCGAGAAGGCGGCGATCGTGGCCGAAGTGCGGGAGCACGTCTGGCCGATGCTGGCGGACGGACGGCTGCGGCCCGTTGTGGACCGCGTGCTGCCGCTGTCCGAGGCGGGCGAGGCGCACCGGGTGATGGAGGCGGGCGACCACGTGGGGAAGATCATCCTGACGCGCTGA